The following are encoded in a window of Roseimaritima ulvae genomic DNA:
- a CDS encoding Gfo/Idh/MocA family protein has protein sequence MPRLPQPNRRHFLQGVAAVGTASLLSPATRALAQASPNDRPVFATIGLRNQGWAITSKSFKFADFAALADVDSNVLGANVEKTQQKQSHKPDAFKDYRKILDRKDIDAVMIATPDHWHTKVAVEAMYAGKDVYCEKPLTLTIAEGKLIEKVVKETGRVFQVGTMQRSESGQRFLQAIALIRAGRIGTVKKVTCGINGMSGSPQIPVAPVPEELDWDFWLGPAPKVDYRALPEMRKGYGGGVPLYSNCHYAFRNWHEYSGGKLTDWGAHHVDIACWALGVSDTGPSKITPVEYSLPVEYKDGHPVVHDRYNAATSFKIKVDMPNDVEMIITSEGDNGILFEGTEGRFFVNRGKIVGKPVEDLKDNPLPEGAIEDVYGGPVSANHTANFIEAMHSRKQPISDVWSHNRMLEICHLSNIAMRLDRPLNWDADKRQIVGDDQANAFLSRENRKGYEINM, from the coding sequence ATGCCCCGTCTTCCTCAACCCAACCGTCGTCATTTTCTGCAGGGCGTGGCCGCCGTAGGCACCGCCAGTTTGTTGTCTCCGGCCACACGTGCCCTGGCTCAAGCCTCCCCCAATGATCGCCCCGTGTTCGCCACCATCGGCCTTCGCAATCAGGGCTGGGCGATCACCTCAAAGTCCTTCAAGTTCGCCGATTTTGCCGCTCTGGCCGACGTCGACTCGAACGTCTTGGGTGCCAATGTGGAAAAGACCCAGCAGAAACAGAGCCACAAGCCGGACGCCTTCAAGGACTATCGCAAGATCCTCGATCGCAAAGACATCGACGCGGTGATGATCGCCACGCCCGATCACTGGCACACCAAGGTGGCCGTCGAAGCCATGTACGCCGGCAAAGACGTGTACTGCGAAAAACCGCTGACGTTGACGATCGCCGAAGGCAAGTTGATCGAGAAGGTCGTCAAAGAAACCGGCCGCGTGTTCCAGGTCGGTACCATGCAGCGATCCGAATCCGGCCAGCGGTTCTTGCAAGCCATCGCGCTGATTCGCGCCGGACGCATCGGCACGGTCAAAAAGGTCACCTGCGGCATCAACGGCATGTCCGGTTCGCCTCAGATCCCCGTCGCTCCGGTTCCTGAAGAACTGGACTGGGACTTCTGGCTGGGACCGGCACCCAAAGTTGATTACCGCGCGTTGCCGGAAATGCGGAAGGGCTACGGTGGCGGCGTGCCGCTGTACAGCAACTGTCACTACGCGTTCCGCAACTGGCACGAGTACTCCGGCGGCAAGCTGACCGACTGGGGTGCCCACCACGTCGACATCGCCTGCTGGGCCCTCGGCGTTAGCGATACCGGACCCAGCAAAATCACGCCCGTGGAGTACTCCTTGCCGGTCGAATACAAAGACGGCCACCCGGTGGTGCACGATCGCTACAACGCCGCAACCAGCTTTAAGATCAAAGTTGATATGCCCAACGACGTGGAGATGATCATCACCAGCGAAGGCGATAACGGCATCCTGTTCGAAGGCACCGAGGGTCGCTTCTTCGTCAACCGCGGCAAGATCGTGGGCAAACCGGTGGAAGACCTGAAGGACAACCCGCTGCCCGAAGGCGCCATCGAAGACGTCTACGGTGGTCCGGTCAGCGCCAACCACACGGCTAACTTCATCGAAGCCATGCACTCGCGTAAGCAGCCGATCTCGGACGTCTGGTCGCACAACCGGATGTTGGAAATCTGTCACCTGTCTAACATCGCCATGCGGCTCGATCGCCCGCTGAACTGGGATGCGGACAAACGACAGATCGTCGGCGACGATCAGGCCAACGCCTTCCTGTCGCGAGAAAACCGCAAAGGCTACGAAATCAATATGTAG
- a CDS encoding glycoside hydrolase family protein: MRTLIAVVALLVSQPLACLPSFAADGDVIDIGDRRELLVDHFLIDKLDNVRLVLNRPRDEGIALQFDKPWEGLFCGYCTVIKDGDLYRLYYRGRPEAGADGNQGEVYCYAESKDGIEWTKPDLDIFNVLGQKRNNVVLADAAPVTHNFCPMLDTRPGVPADQRFKAIGGTMRSGLVAMVSADGIHWKKLREQAVITTDMVPYKYMFDSQNLAFWSAHENQYVCYFRVFEDGIRRICRSTSDDFLNWSAPVLMQYRHPGGEAPIEHLYTNQTHPYFRAPHLYVAIAARFMPGRQVLSDEQARAINVSPQYFKDTSDAVLMTSRGGSFYDRTFLSGFIRPGIGAQNWVSRTNYPALNVVQTSPTEMSVYLNQDYAQPTSHLHRYSMRLDGFASAQAPYAGGQLVTKPLTFEGQELTINFGTSAAGEIRVEIQDPAGQPIPGFSLDDAQPQIGNEIRRVVRWKQGSDVSSLAGKTVRLRFVIKDADLYAFKFDKPGS; this comes from the coding sequence ATGCGCACTCTAATTGCGGTCGTTGCCTTACTGGTATCGCAACCGCTTGCCTGTCTGCCGTCGTTTGCCGCTGACGGCGATGTGATCGATATCGGCGACCGTCGTGAGTTGCTGGTCGATCATTTCCTCATCGACAAACTCGATAACGTCCGCTTGGTGCTCAATCGGCCGCGTGACGAGGGCATCGCGTTGCAGTTCGACAAGCCCTGGGAAGGTTTGTTCTGCGGCTACTGCACCGTGATCAAGGATGGCGATCTGTATCGGCTTTATTACCGAGGCAGGCCCGAAGCCGGTGCGGACGGCAACCAAGGCGAAGTCTACTGCTACGCGGAATCCAAAGACGGGATCGAGTGGACCAAGCCCGATTTGGACATCTTCAATGTGCTAGGTCAGAAGCGGAACAATGTGGTGTTGGCCGACGCCGCTCCCGTGACACACAACTTTTGCCCCATGCTGGATACCCGCCCGGGCGTTCCCGCGGATCAACGCTTCAAGGCGATTGGCGGGACGATGCGCAGCGGTCTGGTGGCCATGGTTTCGGCCGACGGTATCCATTGGAAGAAGCTTCGTGAACAAGCTGTCATCACCACGGACATGGTGCCTTACAAATACATGTTCGATTCGCAGAACCTGGCCTTCTGGTCGGCTCACGAAAACCAGTACGTTTGCTACTTTCGCGTGTTCGAGGATGGCATCCGTCGGATTTGTCGATCCACCAGCGACGACTTTCTGAATTGGTCGGCTCCGGTGTTGATGCAGTATCGCCATCCCGGCGGCGAGGCTCCCATCGAACACCTGTATACAAATCAAACGCACCCCTACTTTCGAGCTCCCCATTTATACGTGGCCATCGCCGCGCGTTTCATGCCGGGGCGGCAAGTGCTATCCGACGAACAGGCCCGCGCGATCAACGTATCACCGCAGTATTTCAAAGACACCTCGGATGCGGTGTTGATGACTTCTCGCGGTGGTTCATTCTACGATCGAACATTCCTCAGCGGCTTTATTCGGCCCGGTATTGGCGCGCAAAACTGGGTCTCGCGTACCAATTACCCGGCGCTGAATGTGGTCCAGACCAGTCCCACGGAAATGTCCGTGTATCTGAATCAAGACTACGCCCAACCCACATCGCATCTCCATCGCTACTCGATGCGACTGGACGGATTCGCTTCGGCGCAGGCACCCTACGCGGGCGGCCAGCTGGTGACCAAGCCGCTGACTTTCGAGGGACAGGAACTGACGATCAACTTCGGTACGTCGGCGGCCGGTGAGATTCGTGTCGAGATCCAAGATCCAGCGGGTCAGCCGATCCCCGGTTTCTCATTGGACGACGCGCAGCCACAAATTGGTAACGAGATCCGCCGCGTGGTCCGCTGGAAACAGGGTAGCGACGTTTCTTCGCTGGCTGGCAAAACCGTGCGTCTGCGATTTGTGATCAAAGACGCCGATCTGTACGCGTTTAAATTCGACAAGCCGGGTTCCTGA
- a CDS encoding M14-type cytosolic carboxypeptidase → MHRFILATFFVASWLACEPNDCRAAKPLTVVADFQGASVEVLRIDQEARSVQFTPGGDPARGWPCWWYFRIDGITPGETITLRLQASSASVGAKKPLAASWAMPKQATFSIDGETWLHSDEGTRVEQAMVYTVQPDATSVSVAWGPPYTPQMAEQFVRKIAEKSPHAEATELCRSRGGRAVPMLHVREGDRDNRQRFGVWVQARQHAWESGSSWVAQGFAQWVTGDEPEAAWLRQHAEIFVVPIMDIDNTATGNGGKNALPHDHNRDWSSEPHWNEILAAQRRIRGLVDEQRMDVFLDLHNPAPGDPTFFYVLPREMLEEPMLRLRDRFIELAYGRISKIKPLIPMSNKPKVTGASYHPLWRQISSNWVSMNGNPHTVSLCLETIWNYKNSTTTGYQAVGANLAAAVQEYLAERPAKP, encoded by the coding sequence ATGCATCGCTTCATCCTTGCCACCTTCTTTGTCGCCAGTTGGCTTGCCTGCGAACCGAACGATTGTCGTGCCGCCAAACCGTTGACCGTGGTGGCTGATTTTCAAGGCGCTTCGGTCGAAGTTTTGAGGATCGACCAAGAGGCACGCAGCGTCCAGTTCACGCCCGGTGGCGATCCCGCACGTGGCTGGCCGTGTTGGTGGTATTTTCGCATCGACGGCATCACGCCCGGCGAAACGATCACGCTGCGGCTGCAGGCTTCTTCAGCCAGCGTGGGAGCGAAAAAACCGCTGGCCGCCTCCTGGGCTATGCCCAAGCAAGCCACCTTTTCCATCGATGGCGAAACCTGGCTTCACAGTGACGAAGGCACGCGTGTTGAACAAGCCATGGTGTATACCGTCCAACCCGATGCCACATCGGTGTCTGTGGCCTGGGGCCCGCCCTACACGCCTCAGATGGCCGAGCAATTCGTGCGAAAGATCGCCGAGAAATCGCCGCATGCCGAAGCCACCGAACTGTGCCGATCACGTGGCGGCCGGGCGGTGCCGATGTTGCACGTGCGAGAGGGAGATCGTGACAATCGCCAACGCTTTGGCGTCTGGGTACAGGCCCGGCAACATGCTTGGGAAAGCGGGTCCAGTTGGGTTGCGCAAGGGTTTGCCCAGTGGGTGACCGGCGACGAGCCCGAGGCCGCTTGGCTGCGTCAGCATGCGGAAATCTTTGTCGTTCCCATTATGGATATCGACAATACGGCAACCGGCAACGGCGGCAAAAACGCTCTGCCACATGACCACAACCGCGACTGGTCGTCCGAACCGCATTGGAATGAAATCCTGGCTGCCCAGCGACGGATTCGCGGTTTGGTCGACGAACAGCGGATGGATGTGTTCTTGGACCTCCACAATCCGGCTCCCGGCGATCCCACGTTTTTCTACGTGTTGCCGCGCGAGATGTTGGAAGAACCCATGCTCCGCCTCCGCGACCGCTTTATCGAACTGGCCTATGGTCGAATCAGCAAGATCAAGCCGCTGATCCCGATGAGCAACAAGCCCAAGGTGACCGGGGCAAGTTATCACCCGCTGTGGCGTCAGATCAGCTCCAATTGGGTCAGCATGAACGGAAATCCGCACACGGTTAGTTTGTGTTTGGAGACGATCTGGAATTATAAAAACAGCACCACCACCGGTTATCAAGCGGTGGGCGCCAACTTGGCCGCCGCCGTGCAGGAATACCTAGCCGAACGGCCGGCAAAGCCGTAG